A genomic stretch from Oncorhynchus gorbuscha isolate QuinsamMale2020 ecotype Even-year linkage group LG20, OgorEven_v1.0, whole genome shotgun sequence includes:
- the LOC124006901 gene encoding trophoblast glycoprotein-like, which produces MEFTVALLREAASQAVNCTPATSGVDVPDVLRSFTPIPKSYRVGQARGLDLYCKNGKENDMEVLLAECPLSCICARDSGTVTCRDNEDTELPGDIPEWATTLILRGNNISTLPGGGFSSNNGTKLELTTLSLSHNGIMVIEADAFTGLPRLSLLDLSHNRLMYISDRAFHSLQELRSLYLNDSLLAPAVAQLSNALHGDILCNLHRLELSGNQLKTIPISRLDTFNLHTLVLTNNSIENIGKEDVSSLYRQKQVRVYLSLNPFRCNCELESFYFWLKNSSQCVDTARLLCAEPDAKKGIPIEWLRGEDVDCLNENLEAVSYVFLGIVLALIGIVFLMVLYLNRRGIKRWLNNIRDACRDQMEVYHYRYEQDSDPRLANVAV; this is translated from the exons ATGGAATTTACTGTAGCGCTTCTCAGAGAGGCTGCCAGCCAGGCGGTAAATTGTACGCCCGCCACCAGTGGCGTAGATGTCCCTGATGTACTGCGCTCTTTCACCCCGATCCCTAAATCTTACCGGGTGGGACAGGCACGAG GTTTGGACCTCTACTGTAAAAATGGGAAGGAAAACGACATGGAAGTGTTACT AGCAGAGTGTCCGTTATCCTGTATCTGTGCAAGAGACTCCGGGACAGTAACCTGCCGTGACAACGAGGACACCGAGTTACCGGGAGACATACCGGAGTGGGCGACCACGTTAATACTCAGGGGGAACAACATCTCAACCTTACCGGGTGGAGGGTTCTCCTCGAATAACGGGACAAAACTCGAGCTAACGACCCTCTCACTGTCACATAATGGAATCATGGTGATCGAGGCTGACGCTTTCACAGGACTCCCACGGTTGAGTTTGCTGGATTTGAGTCACAATCGTTTGATGTACATCTCAGACCGGGCGTTTCACAGTCTGCAGGAGCTCCGCTCTCTTTACCTGAATGACTCCCTCCTCGCACCGGCTGTGGCGCAGCTCTCCAATGCATTGCATGGAGACATTTTATGCAACCTCCACCGGCTGGAGCTATCTGGCAACCAGTTGAAAACCATACCCATTTCAAGGTTGGATACATTCAACCTTCACACTTTAGTTTTAACCAATAACTCAATTGAGAACATTGGTAAAGAGGACGTCTCCAGTTTGTACCGCCAAAAGCAAGTGCGCGTCTATTTATCACTGAACCCGTTCAGGTGTAACTGTGAGCTGGAATCGTTCTACTTCTGGTTAAAGAACTCTTCTCAGTGCGTGGACACCGCGCGCCTCCTGTGCGCCGAGCCCGATGCCAAGAAGGGGATTCCAATAGAGTGGTTACGCGGTGAGGACGTGGATTGTCTCAATGAGAACCTAGAGGCGGTGTCCTACGTGTTCCTAGGCATAGTCCTGGCGCTGATCGGCATAGTATTCCTCATGGTGCTCTATCTAAACCGGAGAGGAATCAAACGGTGGCTCAACAATATCCGCGATGCGTGCCGCGACCAGATGGAAGTGTATCATTACCGGTACGAGCAGGACTCCGATCCCCGGTTGGCTAACGTCGCCGTTTAA